The DNA region AGTGATCGGATTATAAGCACACACCAGCACACCCAGCTGCTTTCCCTAAGACCACCTGGGTTTTGTAGACTGAGGTCAGGTCAATGTCCTAAAAGACAAGCACTTTCCTAAGTTGTCTCTCAGTCTTCCTCTTGTTATAGTTCTGAGACAAGATTTTACTatattgcccaggctgaccttgaactcctgggctcTAAAAATTCTCTAACCCGAGCCTTCAGaaaagctgggattacaagtccaTGCCAATCTGCCCAAAGGTtcgttttttaatttatttattatttgtttgtttcttgagtcAGCCTCTAGTtagtagccctggttggcctggaactcacagagatcctcctgcttctgccttctgagtgatgggattaaaggcataagccaccacacctgacactctgggttttttgtttgtttgtttgtttgtttctttgagacagggtttctctgtatagccctggctgtcctggaactcactctgtagaccaggctggcctcaaactcagaaatccacctgtctctgcctcccaagtgctagtaaaggtgtgcgccaccactgcccggctctaaagcaattcttttttttttttttttttttaaagatttattttatttattttatgtgtatgagtacactgtagctgtacagatgaccgtgggccatcatgtgtgtggctgctagaaattgaattcaggacctctgccgggccccgctcgctccagcataattcactgtagctttcttcagacacaccagaagagggcgtcagatctcattatgggtggttgtgagccaccatgtggttgctgggatccgaactcaggaccttcggaagagcagtcagtgctcttacccgctgagccatctcgccagccctctaaAGCAATTCTTAAActcttattaaaataataaattatttgtcATCTgacatgaagaaatgaaaatttaaatccTCTGAGAAGCAGACACCGAATATGAAACATTATTTACACCAACCACAGTGAACTGCACTCAGCCcaacagagaagagaggaggaaatcCCCAACCATGCAGAAGCCCCCACTTGCTGTCCCTTTACATGGCAAATGCCTGGAGAGAGGTGGGACCCTGCAGTGTCTTCCCATACACATGCAAAGTCCTACACATCACTCTTCTAGCATGAACAGCCTGCAGTGCCAAGCCTGACACACAGTCACTAGGCTCTGTGTCTCACttaccttctctttcttttcttttttttttttttgttttttttcgagacagggtttctctgtgtagcccttggctgtcctggaactcactctgtagaccaggctggccttgaactcagaaatctgcctgcctctgcctcccaagtgctggtattaaaggcgtgcaccaccaccgcccgacaagAATTCACATCTtaacacacacccccacccccagtttaaCTTACCTTCTCAGCCATGGCATCCATGTAGTCCTGCCGCTGGTACTCTCTCCGCCGTAGGTGCCTATACACGTGGAATTCTCCACTGCCAGCCCCGGCACTGGAACCTATGGCCAGAACAGTCCCGAGTTCTAGATGAGACTCagtgaggaggagggatggaacacactggcagagtgcttgcccagcaggcaggccctgagtttaatctccagggccataagaggaggaaggggaaaaagatGAATGCAGCCACCAACACAAGCTGCACTTAATCCAAAGAGACTAGATAAGAACTCCACGGGAAGGTACTACATGTGCTGGGTCTTTCTGCTTGCACTGTAGCAACGATAGTGTGTGGCACATCGTAGGTGTTATTAGATGATTTTTAGGAACACTGACTATGAAGTCACTGAAGCCCCACCCTAAgctagcagtggtggcacaggtaTACTTCCTAACACtgagaggctgagccaggaggacagagttCAGGGCCAACTTGAGCTACAACAGGAGACCCTTggctcaaaagaaaaggaaacttgtGCTCTATATGACAGTGATCACAAGAGGAGCAGACTTCAGTTTAGAGACCCGCCATCTAGGAAGGACACTCAGCATCCCTCCACGACCTCACAAGTGACCTGCCAGGTCCCCAACAGTTGACAAACTTCTGATACTGCAAGTGAAAATAAGTGGATAGCAACGGTTTTTCTTGAACAAATGGTTTTGACTATAGAGAGGTTCATGAGGTTGTATTAGAATGTTTCATGAGGAATGATGGAATGTCAagtggctgtttgtttgtttgtttatttaggtttcttgagacagggtttctctgtgtacccctggctgtcctgaaacttgctctgcagacttgaactcacagagatccgtctgcctcagcctcctgattaAAGCACGTGCAATCACAACCCAGAaaatggcttttttaaaaagtggtttttaggtgtgtctgcctgtgggtttgtgcacatgatGCGGGTGTCCATGAAGTACCCACTaagtccagaagagggttttggatcctccagagcttgagttacaggcagctgtaacTGCCTATGAGCTGGccaatatggatgctgggaattagacTAATGTTCTCGaaagtaagcactcttaactgctaactCATCTTTCCAGTCCTGCCTTTTATTGAAATGGGGCTCattatgtagtcctagctggcctagaactctaaATATAGATCAAGAAGGCCTTAAACCAAAAGAGACCCACTGCCCTTACTTCTGAGAGATTGTATTCAAGTGCACACActatgcctgatttttttttaaaaaatgacatttatgtATCTGTTTATTTGTAGAGCAGGAAATGAGTACCACAACATGAATTCAGAGGTCacggacaacctgcaggagttagttctctctttccacttggACCCAAGGGATCGAACTCTGggcatcaggtttggtggcaagagcttttacctgctgagtcagcTTATCAGCCCAGCTCTCTGACTCTGAACCTCTCCTATTTGCTTCTACTTAGTATATGTTAACTTAAATCTACAATATGACAAATGTGTTTTCACTTAGAAAAAATTACAACTggagactggtgagatggctcagtgggtgaaagcaCTTGCTGCAAAACCTGACAAACTTAACTCCATactggaacctacatggtgggaAAGAGAACTGACGGCTTTGACCGCCACAGGCACCCGAGTGTGCACACGTGcacgtgcacagacacacaaataaatctttttcaaagaCTGAGAAAAATCAGGCACGATGGTTctgatggctagttttatgtctacttgacacaagctaaagtcatagGCAgggacctcaactgagaaatgcctccattagGCCCtcttgtagagcattttcttaatcagtgattgcgggggagggcccagcccatggtgggtggcaTCAGCCCTGGGCTGGCCAAACCAAGCCAATAAGAACACCCAACCTCGGCCtttgcgtcagctcctgcttccaggctctGGACTTCCTCCAACGATGGACTATGACACAGGAGTATAAGCCCTTTCTTTCCCAGGTTGCTGTGGGacttggtgtttcatcacagcaatagaaaccctaactaggacaatgGTGAAAGTGTGTGATGTCagcacttagggggcagaggcaTGAGAAGTGTAAGCACAGCCTGgtacacacagtgagaccctacttcaaaacaaagaaaacaaaacaaacccaacccGCACCTTTATTGTGGAGGGGCCTGGAAGATCGTCCCTGactagtctgtctgtctgaccaTGTGGCCCTGGAAGATCTTCCCTGACTAGTTTGTTTGTCTGACCATGTGGCCCTTTACCAGCTTTTAAGCCTCTGAATAAAATTGGTTTaaccacaaaaaccaaaacaaaaccaaaagactaACTGAGAAACCATTATCTCGTGCCAAACCATAAAACAGAGCACTCCCTCACTGTAAAGAAAAACTACTTTTCCTATCAAAGATCTAGTTAACTAGCAAAAACAATAGTGTTTTATATTTCCCCTTAAAATTTTACACCCCCAACACCCATAAGAGACATTACCCATGACATCCCGGACAAATTCTGGAGGGGGTCGAGGAGCCCATTCGTTCATTTTCTCTGGAATTGGAACGGCTTTGTCCTGGAATTGGAATTGGAACAGTTAAACAGAAATGCATCTATGAACATAAACTTGCTGAGGGAGCTGTATCTCAAATGAGCAGGCTTCTCACATCTGGAGCTGACTGAATGTTCTGCTGCTCTGGTCTTACTTCATTCTGTATACATACCATGGGGTCTAATGTGGGTCAAAGTTCTATACAAGTCTGGAATCTACATCACTAAAAGAGCCAACCTCTTCTAGTCAAAGACATGAGCTgttccttattacaatgaactccaatgtctaaaaattgttcttattttgggcttgtaccacagtaagagccaagattttaagctctactaaaaatacaacaaaacaaacaaacaaaaagactttatttacgTTCATCTTAAAAGAACTAGTAATgatgtgtcattttaaaatatacagttaacatgtttgagttacttaaaatttatattgagaaaaacatgtattttcagtatcgctgtagacaagcatctacataagactgttcaattgattgttgttttatatcaaacaacttttataatactcatttttattgttacaatatttttataaattttaaagaatatgacaaaattaaaaaaatcggGAAAAAATATATTGAGTTGTTTTGATGTGGTCCAAATTTGGCATCCAATGCCTCTTTAATAATGGGTGCTATTTGGAGACGTTGAACACTTTTGCCAAGGCATcgattctgtttttttgttggtttctgtGATAGGTCTCATTGTCTAGCtgatctgaaactcactatgtagaccacgcTTGCCTCGAATTTGTAGCAAACTTCTGGTGTCAGCCACCAAGAGTGCTGGGATcgcaggtgtgcaccacaatgcATGCCCAGCTCCCACCGTTTTGGTTCATAGtaaagttaaaatagaaaaagggCTGTGAAGCAATACTGAATAGGCCTAACTAGCTGGAAAAAAAGATAAGGCAGGAGGACCCCAGATACGAGTTATGCCTATATATATTACAGAGCCGATTTAGGAAGGAGTGTGGATAGCACGAGCAACACCACAATACGGCaaagagaaaactaagaaaaaggaGGGTATGGAGGGCTGGACAGCGCCCTCACGCAGCCACGCTCCGTCCCTGGACGGCTCTAGGGGTACTGAGTTTAGCGTTCCCCAGTCTGGCGGCGTAGAGCCCACTCCCACTCACCGGGTTCTTCATGAGCCGCTCCAGCTTGAGCTTCTGCTCCTCGGCCGCATTCTTGGGGATGACGAGCGTCTGCGGCTCTTTCTTGGGCCTGGGCGGTCTCACAGAAGTGGCAGCGGGACTCGCCATAGCCGCTTTCCTACTTCTTCACCAACACCACCGGCGGCCGCTCGTCTTGATGACGACAAAGAGCGCGCCAGCCGCGCACGCGCACTCCCAGAACAGGGAGCGCTCCGGAGGCGCATGCGCACCCTCTCTACAGAGGTAAGAGGCAGTACCGCTAGCCTGAGCAGCTTGCTTGAATATTCATGAGCGCGAGGTCAGCGTGGTTTATTTTGATCACAACACCTTAATTTCatttcctgtttcaaaacaaatcaGGGCTGCCTGATTCTCACATCCGGAGAGGAAGAGATGCCTTTTCGCCTTTTCGTGATGAGTGGGCTGGCCCCAGGTGACCTCTCAGGTCTCCAAGGATTTAGCTCAGTTTGCCTTAGGCTCTCGGCACTTCCCTCCCAGTTTCGCTTGCTTCTgatctttgtcttttcttttttcttttcttttatctactCTACTCTCCCCCCCccgtcctccctccctccgtccctccctccctccctctctctctctctccctccctccctttccctcccctccctctccctcctccttctcttcctctccccccaccctctcctccctttccatatctccttcctccctctcttccttccttcctgccttcctgcctttctgccttccttcctttccttgttttgttttgtttttttcaagacacagtttctctgtgtatccctgtctgtccttgaacttggctcagagaccaggctggcctcaaactctcagagatccgcctacctctcaCACCTTGATTCTTATAATAATCTTTTAATCTCCTTTTATAACTGAACTCTTAAATCAGATCTCCTTGGCCACTCTGAAAGTACAGCACCACCAGTCGAGGCTGAGTATGTGAGTCTGttttagaataaagaaaattgCCATTCCAGTCTACCTGGCTAGGAATTAGTTTCAAGGCTTTCACTTGAAGGTGATGATATCATCCACAGTAATGGAGAATGATGGGACTGGGGCCCGTccagtgtgtgttggggtgttTTGTTGACTGTGTGTGAGGCACTGAAGTAGCTCCCTATAATAAATGATGTTAAGAGcctgcagtggtggtgcaggcctgtaatctccACACTCGGAGTTACAGGCAGATGGatccctgagttccaggccatcctagtctgcagaaagagttccaggacagccagaatgacacagagaaagccagtctcaaaaaaagacaagacaacaACAGTAACAGCTTGTAGGCAAGGAAACTGAAACAAATCCTTTCAAGAAGCTTATTGGAATGAAAGGGTCTCAAAACTGACTGGTCCTAGTCTGGGcctggagatggagggagaacaTTAGACAGAAACAAATATATGGAGCTCTGAATGTGATGGGGCCTTAAAGGGAGCAAGAGGCTTCCCTTTGGAACCTGGAGAGGAGCTTCATTAAaactgggaggaagagaaaggaagagaggtcaaaagaggaaaggaagagaggtcaaAAGAGGTAATGTGTGGGGATGAGCCTCTTTAGAAAGCATCCAGAATAATCGAGCAGTGAATCACCCCCCCCCNNNNNNNNNNNNNNNNNNNNNNNNNNNNNNNNNNNNNNNNNNNNNNNNNNNNNNNNNNNNNNNNNNNNNNNNNNNNNNNNNNNNNNNNNNNNNNNNNNNNNNNNNNNNNNNNNNNNNNNNNNNNNNNNNNNNNNNNNNNNNNNNNNNNNNNNNNNNNNNNNNNNNNNNNNNNNNNNNNNNNNNNNNNNNNNNNNNNNNNNNNNNNNNNNNNNNNNNNNNNNNNNNNNNNNNNNNNNNNNNNNNNNNNNNNNNNNNNNNNNNNNNNNNNNNNNNNNNNNNNNNNNNNNNNNNNNNNNNNNNNNNNNNNNNNNNNNNNNNNNNNNNNNNNNNNNNNNNNNNNNNNNNNNNNNNNNNNNNNNNNNNNNNNNNNNNNNNNNNNNNNNNNNNNNNNNNNNNNNNNNNNNNNNNNNNNNNNNNNNNNNNNNNNNNNNNNNNNNNNNNNNNNNNNNNNNNNNNNNNNNNNNNNNNNNNNNNNNNNNNNNNNNNNNNNNNNNNNNNNNNNNNNNNNNNNNNNNNNNNNNNNNNNNNNNNNNNNNNNNNNNNNNNNNNNNNNNNNNNNNNNNNNNNNNNNNNNNNNNNNNNNNNNNNNNNNNNNNNNNNNNNNNNNNNNNNNNNNNNNNNNNNNNNNNNNNNNNNNNNNNNNNNNNNNNNNNNNNNNNNNNNNNNNNNNNNNNNNNNNNNNNNNNNNNNNNNNNNNNNNNNNNNNNNNNNNNNNNNNNNNNNNNNNNNNNNNNNNNNNNNNNNNNNNNNNNNNNNNNNNNNNNNNNNNNNNNNNNNNNNNNNNNNNNNNNNNNNNNNNNNNNNNNNNNNNNNNNNNNNNNNNNNNNNNNNNNNNNNNNNNNNNNNNNNNNNNNNNNNNNNNNNNNNNNNNNNNNNNNNNNNNNNNNNNNNNNNNNNNNNNNNNNNNNNNNNNNNNNNNNNNNNNNNNNNNNNNNNNNNNNNNNNNNNNNNNNNNNNNNNNNNNNNNNNNNNNNNNNNNNNNNNNNNNNNNNNNNNNNNNNNNNNNNNNNNNNNNNNNNNNNNNNNNNNNNNNNNNNNNNNNNNNNNNNNNNNNNNNNNNNNNNNNNNNNNNNNNNNNNNNNNNNNNNNNNNNNNNNNNNNNNNNNNNNNNNNNNNNNNNNNNNNNNNNNNNNNNNNNNNNNNNNNNNNNNNNNNNNNNNNNNNNNNNNNNNNNNNNNNNNNNNNNNNaaaaaaaaaaaaccccaaaaactgACACCCATGTTCTTGCCTCAGGATCACACAGACAGTGGTCTGTTCCCGGATCTTTGAGGGCGTGAGTCATGGCAAAAGTCGTGGTGGATGGGATGAGATCCTGGCAGAACTGTTTTTGTGGTGCCTCTTCAAGGCAGCAGCCAGATTTGAGATTGTGCTCCTTGTTGATAGCCCACTTTTCCTTCACCCCTGGAATCTCCTCCCAGGCTTTGGTCCTAGAGTACTGCATATTACCACCAGAGGGCAGCAATGTATCACTCAGACCCCATGAACTCATTCATAGTGCTACTTTATCTTCTGGCTGGAAACCCAGATCCGGACCCCAGTGAACAAGGGCTAAACACAGGAGACCAAAGAGTattggtgcacacctgtaatcactGCACTTGGGGAGTAGAGACAGggggattaggaattcaaggccaacctcggCTGCAAAGTGAGCttcaggccatcctggactacaagagactctgtctcaaaaataaaatagtagagACAGAAGTTGTGTGCAGGTCTGGAAGGCCTCATGGTGGCAGCGACTGGAAATGAACATTTCAGCTTTGCCTGGTTGCATGTCTTGTGTGTCTCCCGACACTCCCTTCCAGGATTTTCTACTCCGAGGCCTGCCCAGCTGTAGAGCTGTCCATCAAGAAGTATCAATGGCCCTTATTACCCATCAGGGGAAATGCCACCTAGAGAAGACCTGGGATCTGCTTTGGATCCCAAGAGCCAAAAGGTGGAACCATCAatagaaaaagtatttaaaacggatcatgggctggggagatggctcagcgtttgaAAGCACTaaactcttccagaggacccaggttcgattctaAGCATACAGTGACCTTTTCTGACCCATAAACATATTTGGAGGTGAAGCATCTTCACACATAAAacttcaaatatatgtatatattatatattgctcTCATTATTagttatgtgtgtctgtgtgtggagatATATACATGAGTGTACTAGTAGAGGCCacaggtgtcagattccctgaggCTGGactcacaggcagttgtgagcctcctcgAATGGCTGCTTGGaagtgaacttgggtcctctccaagagtaGCCCCCGAGCATGCCTACTAAGTCCTTTCTGTGGTCCTCCTGTCTAGATTTTCATTGGCTAGATTCTAATGTCactagggaatctgacaccttggCTGCCCTCTATGTCTTGGGTTCTACTTCCTCCCTT from Mastomys coucha isolate ucsf_1 unplaced genomic scaffold, UCSF_Mcou_1 pScaffold22, whole genome shotgun sequence includes:
- the Prkrip1 gene encoding PRKR-interacting protein 1 translates to MASPAATSVRPPRPKKEPQTLVIPKNAAEEQKLKLERLMKNPDKAVPIPEKMNEWAPRPPPEFVRDVMGSSAGAGSGEFHVYRHLRRREYQRQDYMDAMAEKQKLDAEFQKRLEKNKIAAEEQTAKRRKKRQKLKEKKLLAKKMKLEQKKQKEEPSQCQEQHASSSEEASGTEEEEEEPSVVIMGQ